The Ruficoccus amylovorans genome has a segment encoding these proteins:
- a CDS encoding alpha/beta hydrolase family protein, whose protein sequence is MRPALLAQWRERLGHPALGSAGDLGQARPLAECETMEFRGVLWSQKTGPSQEQRVLILHPRESSEESTPCAVVPYYNVERPAGLCVDPRRGTALVPDAGLPEVAPLGLHLVRQGLTVACVEAFPFNTVPEPDAAELEADDFAWWRAGAAHLLREHPAWTGLGRLVRDTSLAVGLLLEQPGVDTSRVLAMGHSLGGKMAFFTGALDPRITAVIGSDFGLPWRSTNWNDPWYLGRAVPEDDQGAALHEVLALLAPRPFFLVAGETDGRESWQYIQAAQEVYSLLGVGTDGLPGAIDHASGHAPSLAALEVAYAWLREHFRLGWKSWRR, encoded by the coding sequence TTGAGGCCGGCTCTTCTGGCGCAGTGGCGCGAACGACTCGGTCATCCTGCGCTCGGAAGTGCGGGCGATCTTGGCCAGGCCCGCCCGCTGGCAGAGTGTGAAACGATGGAGTTTCGTGGAGTTCTCTGGAGCCAGAAAACCGGCCCGTCGCAGGAGCAGCGCGTACTCATCCTGCACCCCCGCGAATCGAGTGAGGAAAGCACGCCATGCGCCGTGGTTCCGTACTATAATGTGGAACGTCCGGCGGGCCTCTGTGTCGATCCGCGCCGGGGGACGGCTTTGGTGCCGGATGCGGGCCTGCCGGAAGTCGCTCCGCTTGGGCTGCACCTGGTTCGCCAGGGCTTGACTGTAGCGTGCGTGGAAGCGTTTCCTTTCAATACCGTGCCGGAGCCCGACGCTGCCGAGCTGGAGGCGGACGACTTTGCCTGGTGGCGGGCGGGGGCCGCGCATTTATTGCGCGAGCATCCGGCATGGACTGGCCTTGGAAGACTGGTGAGGGATACTTCATTGGCGGTCGGGCTGTTGCTGGAGCAACCAGGTGTAGATACTTCTCGCGTGCTGGCTATGGGGCATTCGCTCGGCGGGAAGATGGCGTTTTTCACAGGAGCTCTGGACCCGAGGATTACCGCCGTGATTGGATCTGACTTTGGCTTGCCGTGGCGCAGCACGAACTGGAATGACCCTTGGTATCTGGGCCGTGCGGTACCGGAAGACGACCAGGGGGCTGCGCTCCACGAAGTTCTTGCGTTGCTGGCACCGCGGCCATTCTTTCTCGTCGCCGGGGAGACCGATGGACGCGAGAGCTGGCAATACATTCAGGCGGCGCAGGAGGTTTACTCGCTGCTGGGGGTAGGCACAGACGGACTGCCGGGCGCGATCGATCACGCCTCGGGGCATGCTCCTTCGCTGGCCGCACTGGAGGTAGCCTACGCCTGGTTGCGAGAGCACTTCCGTCTTGGATGGAAGTCGTGGCGTCGCTGA
- a CDS encoding AGE family epimerase/isomerase, with product MATKLPSAFSKTRLIELKSIYRDGLLHDSLPFWFPRAVDPEFGGYFTCFDRDGSRLQDDKSVWFQGRMAWTLATAWLEVEQRPEWLEWARSGIDFIERYCFDTDQRMFFSVTRDGLPLRKRRYQFSECFAIIAFSAYSRASGQSRYQDRARKLLADVIHRHRTPGLLPPKVDPETRPMKGLAMPMILLSTAQQLRKHSPDPAYTQIIDECIEEIRTDFLKPEFQCVLETVADDGGFIDTLDGRCVNPGHSIEAGWFILEEARQRGGDSELIKLGCRLIDWSLEIGWDNEHGGLFYFRDAKGLPCTEYWHDMKFWWPHNEAIIATLLAAELTGEARYANWHSRIHEWAYDHFPDKQHGEWFGYLHRDGSLSTPVKGTPYKGAFHVPRMMLLGWQSVQRQLDRIG from the coding sequence ATGGCAACCAAACTCCCCTCCGCTTTTTCCAAAACACGCTTGATTGAGCTCAAGTCAATTTACCGAGACGGCTTGCTCCATGACAGCTTGCCGTTTTGGTTCCCTCGTGCCGTGGACCCGGAATTTGGCGGCTATTTCACCTGCTTCGACCGCGATGGAAGTCGCCTCCAGGACGACAAGTCGGTCTGGTTTCAAGGACGCATGGCCTGGACGCTGGCCACGGCCTGGCTGGAGGTCGAACAGCGCCCCGAATGGCTGGAGTGGGCCCGCTCCGGGATCGATTTCATAGAGCGGTACTGCTTCGATACTGACCAGCGGATGTTCTTCTCCGTTACCCGCGACGGACTCCCCTTGCGCAAACGCCGCTACCAGTTCTCGGAGTGCTTCGCCATTATCGCCTTTTCCGCCTACAGTCGTGCGTCAGGACAAAGCCGCTACCAGGACCGCGCCCGGAAACTGCTGGCCGATGTCATCCATCGCCACCGCACGCCAGGCCTGCTCCCCCCAAAGGTGGACCCAGAGACCCGCCCCATGAAAGGGCTTGCCATGCCCATGATTCTGCTCTCCACCGCGCAGCAACTGCGCAAGCACTCCCCCGACCCGGCCTACACGCAAATCATCGACGAGTGTATTGAGGAAATTCGTACGGATTTCCTCAAGCCCGAGTTTCAGTGCGTACTCGAAACCGTCGCTGACGACGGCGGTTTCATCGATACCCTCGACGGGCGCTGCGTCAACCCCGGTCACTCCATTGAGGCCGGATGGTTCATCCTCGAAGAGGCCCGCCAGCGCGGGGGAGATTCCGAGCTGATCAAGCTGGGCTGCCGCCTCATCGACTGGTCGCTGGAAATCGGCTGGGACAACGAGCATGGGGGGTTGTTTTACTTTCGCGACGCGAAGGGCCTGCCGTGCACCGAATACTGGCATGACATGAAATTCTGGTGGCCACACAACGAAGCTATCATCGCCACGCTCCTGGCGGCTGAACTCACCGGCGAGGCCCGCTACGCCAACTGGCACAGTCGCATCCACGAATGGGCCTACGATCACTTCCCTGACAAGCAGCACGGCGAGTGGTTCGGCTACCTCCACCGCGACGGCAGCCTCTCGACTCCTGTCAAAGGAACCCCCTACAAGGGGGCCTTTCACGTCCCGCGCATGATGCTTCTGGGCTGGCAATCCGTTCAACGACAGCTAGACCGCATCGGCTAG
- a CDS encoding substrate-binding domain-containing protein → MKKPSLPERLAIALLIEIASGNYHPDTRFLSRREIMHHWKVSSPTATQSLSLLAEWGILSACGRSGHYLEKHFMRKALLRIKKSHAEPLPGRPQWENKVRASMQPDSRLRRIAVIVVSDCSAPETDNPAPDGIPGHLPSVTRAVCAGIFEEMEAEGATADFYFDDGLDETRERVVRDIERARPQGVIVVRRLLSTAVSPVVQPLLKAGLPVVTAFDDCERLRMVSVNFNNVGLGYSAAQHLIEAGHRHIAVLVPPEKDEPYYFRGRLHGCKLAAREIGQGRVTVTPLTVSLERRKPAKSVMSLLDKQNPDRVTALFATTVDGLAALEPSLDATGIRVPEDMSVIMCSSRQGLTPGGRPFDIMKLDFRRIGQQAFRALERVHEGSFAEKVWLVDAEYEPCGTVAPLRGEGRPHS, encoded by the coding sequence ATGAAAAAGCCCTCTTTGCCCGAACGATTAGCTATTGCTCTGCTGATAGAAATCGCCAGCGGGAATTACCATCCGGATACGCGTTTTCTCTCGCGCCGGGAAATCATGCACCACTGGAAGGTATCGAGTCCGACAGCGACTCAAAGTCTGTCGCTGTTGGCGGAGTGGGGGATTCTCAGTGCCTGTGGCCGTAGCGGACACTATCTGGAAAAGCATTTCATGCGTAAGGCCCTCCTGCGGATCAAGAAGTCCCATGCCGAGCCGCTACCGGGGCGACCACAGTGGGAAAATAAGGTCCGTGCTTCGATGCAGCCCGACAGCCGCTTGAGGCGTATCGCGGTCATTGTGGTGTCGGACTGTTCTGCTCCGGAAACGGATAACCCGGCTCCCGACGGTATCCCGGGGCACCTCCCGTCGGTGACCCGGGCCGTATGTGCGGGCATCTTTGAGGAAATGGAAGCGGAAGGGGCCACGGCGGATTTTTATTTCGATGATGGGCTGGATGAGACGCGTGAGCGCGTGGTACGGGACATCGAGCGTGCTCGACCGCAGGGGGTGATCGTCGTGCGCAGGCTGCTTTCGACTGCGGTCAGTCCGGTTGTTCAGCCCTTGCTCAAGGCGGGCCTTCCCGTTGTGACGGCTTTTGATGACTGCGAGCGGTTGCGTATGGTGTCGGTTAACTTTAACAATGTCGGCCTCGGTTACAGTGCCGCGCAGCACCTGATCGAAGCCGGGCATCGGCATATCGCCGTCCTCGTCCCGCCTGAAAAGGATGAGCCATACTATTTCCGCGGTCGACTGCACGGCTGCAAACTGGCTGCGCGAGAGATCGGGCAGGGGCGTGTTACGGTCACGCCACTCACGGTCTCGCTGGAAAGGCGAAAGCCTGCCAAGAGCGTGATGTCGCTGCTGGATAAACAAAATCCTGACCGGGTGACTGCTCTTTTCGCGACTACGGTCGATGGGCTCGCCGCATTGGAGCCAAGTCTGGATGCGACCGGGATTCGTGTGCCGGAGGATATGTCGGTTATCATGTGCTCCAGCAGACAGGGGCTGACTCCGGGGGGACGTCCGTTCGATATCATGAAACTGGATTTCAGGCGTATCGGCCAGCAGGCATTTCGCGCGCTGGAGCGGGTTCACGAAGGTAGCTTTGCTGAAAAAGTCTGGCTCGTGGATGCCGAGTACGAGCCCTGCGGCACTGTCGCACCCTTGCGCGGCGAGGGGCGACCTCACTCGTGA
- a CDS encoding quaternary amine ABC transporter ATP-binding protein, which produces MSLIEVNNLYKIFGPHPAERALPMLKEGKGKKEILKKTGCTVGINNASFTVEEGEIFVVMGLSGSGKSTVIRCLNRLIEPTSGEVKIDGEDIVGMSKDRLRHVRRKKLGMVFQRFGLLPHRSVIDNVAFGLEIQKVPREERYQSALQAIETVGLKGYEYQMTDELSGGMQQRVGLARALANDPKILLMDEAFSALDPLIRVQLQDELLELQASMHKTIVFITHDLDEALKLGGRIAIMKDGAVVQIGTPEDILSNPADDYVAAFVENVDRSKVLTASSIMRPTDVIYDTAGPHQCARRMRQIGSSTMVVVNRDRHFLGYVKIDDVIHLCKKVPSAEDDRDKWNLRAIIQEDMRTADVDDLIADMLGDASAQSLPIAVIEKNKHFKGIVTRAAILGAIGGESET; this is translated from the coding sequence ATGAGTTTAATTGAGGTTAACAACCTGTACAAAATCTTCGGCCCACACCCTGCCGAGCGGGCTTTGCCGATGCTCAAAGAGGGTAAGGGCAAGAAGGAAATTTTAAAGAAAACAGGCTGTACGGTCGGGATCAACAATGCGTCTTTCACCGTTGAGGAGGGTGAGATATTCGTCGTGATGGGCCTGTCCGGGAGCGGCAAGTCCACCGTCATTCGCTGTCTGAATCGCTTGATCGAACCTACTTCCGGTGAGGTGAAAATTGATGGAGAGGACATCGTCGGCATGTCGAAAGACCGACTGCGCCATGTCCGCCGCAAGAAGCTCGGGATGGTCTTCCAGCGCTTTGGGTTGCTGCCGCATCGCAGCGTTATCGATAATGTCGCCTTCGGACTGGAAATCCAGAAAGTCCCCCGTGAAGAACGCTACCAAAGCGCGCTTCAAGCCATCGAAACCGTCGGTCTGAAGGGCTACGAGTACCAGATGACGGACGAACTCAGCGGCGGCATGCAGCAGCGCGTCGGCCTGGCCCGCGCCTTGGCCAACGACCCGAAAATCCTGCTCATGGACGAGGCGTTCTCCGCCCTCGATCCCCTCATTCGGGTTCAGCTCCAGGACGAGTTGCTGGAGTTGCAGGCCTCCATGCACAAGACGATTGTCTTTATCACGCATGACCTTGATGAGGCCCTCAAACTTGGCGGGCGCATCGCAATCATGAAGGATGGAGCGGTTGTGCAGATCGGCACGCCCGAGGACATTTTATCAAATCCGGCCGACGATTACGTCGCCGCGTTTGTGGAAAATGTCGATCGCTCCAAGGTCCTCACGGCCAGTTCCATCATGCGCCCCACCGATGTCATCTATGACACGGCCGGGCCGCATCAATGCGCCCGCCGCATGCGCCAGATCGGCTCATCTACGATGGTCGTGGTCAACCGCGACCGCCACTTCCTGGGCTACGTCAAGATCGACGACGTCATACATTTGTGCAAAAAAGTTCCCAGTGCGGAGGATGACCGCGACAAGTGGAATTTGCGCGCAATCATTCAGGAAGACATGCGCACGGCGGATGTTGACGATCTGATCGCGGACATGCTGGGAGATGCCTCAGCGCAGTCCCTGCCCATCGCCGTCATTGAGAAAAACAAACATTTTAAGGGGATTGTGACGCGTGCCGCCATCCTCGGAGCTATCGGGGGAGAGTCAGAGACATGA